A single region of the Triticum dicoccoides isolate Atlit2015 ecotype Zavitan chromosome 2B, WEW_v2.0, whole genome shotgun sequence genome encodes:
- the LOC119368498 gene encoding uncharacterized protein LOC119368498, which produces MAAKITSCFVFLKEALILPTLNPKLFAPVVLLFAVTAFLDSLVDDVFFQPLVDDMGSRHIAVNNTDTLSATEYSKLTEETEPGGTKLILITFSEVIVNLAVGYVKQILALFAASTTYSGDRYSLAELLRPLVNGRISLKGPSVTIAVVGAVDFALAVPYALPHYVMHGRSGVLSVQGLVSHLANLGSLCFTVVALVGVAASAVDRKCRGVRALRQAWRLVTRVRRKEGLVLVLVAYLGPTVVAPLHGFALGYAKKSTAACLCLLAVCALLSGAQELFSLAAATVYYYQAMESKEVIDALWLC; this is translated from the coding sequence ATGGCTGCCAAGATCACCTCATGCTTTGTTTTCCTAAAGGAAGCGCTGATCCTTCCCACGCTAAACCCCAAGTTGTTCGCCCCCGTGGTCCTCCTCTTTGCCGTCACCGCCTTCCTTGACTCCTTGGTCGATGACGTCTTCTTCCAGCCTCTCGTCGACGACATGGGCAGCCGTCACATCGCGGTCAACAACACCGACACCTTGAGCGCCACCGAGTACAGCAAGCTCACGGAGGAGACAGAGCCAGGCGGTACAAAGCTCATCCTCATCACCTTCTCCGAGGTGATCGTCAACCTGGCGGTCGGCTACGTCAAGCAGATCCTCGCCCTCTTCGCGGCCTCCACGACCTACTCCGGCGACCGCTACTCGCTGGCCGAGCTCCTGCGCCCGTTGGTCAACGGGAGGATCAGCCTGAAGGGCCCTTCCGTCACCATCGCCGTCGTCGGGGCCGTTGACTTCGCATTGGCGGTCCCGTACGCGCTGCCTCATTACGTGATGCACGGCCGCTCGGGGGTGCTCTCCGTCCAGGGTCTCGTCTCCCACCTCGCGAACCTCGGCTCCCTCTGCTTCACCGTCGTCGCGCTGGTGGGCGTCGCCGCATCGGCAGTCGACAGGAAGTGCCGCGGCGTGCGCGCGCTCCGGCAGGCGTGGCGGCTCGTGACGCGTGTCAGGAGGAAGGAGGGACTCGTGCTGGTGCTCGTGGCATACCTCGGGCCTACCGTTGTGGCTCCACTGCACGGGTTCGCTCTTGGGTATGCCAAGAAGAGCACGGCGGCGTGCTTGTGCTTGCTGGCGGTGTGTGCTCTTCTTTCTGGCGCGCAGGAGCTGTTCTCTTTGGCGGCGGCCACGGTGTACTACTACCAAGCCATGGAGAGCAAGGAGGTGATCGATGCCTTGTGGTTATGCTAA
- the LOC119365917 gene encoding uncharacterized protein LOC119365917 codes for MAAKITACFTFLKEALILPTLNPKLFAPVLVLFAVTAFLDPLVHVVFVHPLADGMASRLSEINSTDPSSAEYAKLIEKLTETEEMKQVGKRMVRITIAKFTVGPALGLVKQILALFAASTTYSGDRYSLAGLLRELVTRRISLKGPSITIAVVGALDFTGAVLAALMGGRSGVLSVQGLVSLIAHLASLCLTVIALVGVAASVADSRKCRGVRALRQAWRLVTRVRRKEGLVLVLVAYLGPTVVAPLHRFALGYAKRSMAACLCLMAVYALLSGAQQLFSLAAATVYYYQAMESKEVIDDLWLC; via the coding sequence ATGGCTGCCAAAATCACCGCATGCTTTACTTTCCTGAAGGAAGCTCTGATCCTCCCCACGCTAAACCCCAAGCTCTTCGCGCCCGTGCTCGTCCTCTTTGCCGTCACCGCCTTCCTTGACCCCTTGGTCCATGTCGTGTTCGTCCACCCTCTCGCCGATGGCATGGCCAGCCGTCTCAGCGAGATCAACAGCACCGACCCCTCGAGCGCCGAGTACGCCAAGCTCATCGAGAAGCTCACGGAGACGGAGGAGATGAAGCAGGTTGGTAAGAGGATGGTCCGCATCACCATCGCCAAGTTTACCGTCGGTCCGGCGCTCGGCCTCGTCAAGCAGATCCTCGCCCTCTTCGCGGCCTCCACGACCTACTCCGGCGACCGCTACTCCCTGGCGGGCCTCCTGCGCGAGCTGGTCACCCGGAGGATCAGCCTGAAGGGCCCTTCCATTACCATCGCCGTCGTTGGCGCGCTTGACTTCACAGGGGCAGTCCTGGCCGCGCTGATGGGCGGCCGTTCGGGGGTGCTCTCCGTCCAGGGTCTCGTCTCCCTCATCGCGCACCTTGCCTCCCTCTGCCTCACCGTCATCGCGCTGGTGGGCGTCGCAGCATCGGTGGCCGACAGCAGGAAGTGCCGCGGCGTGCGCGCGCTCCGGCAGGCGTGGCGGCTCGTGACGCGGGTGAGGCGGAAGGAGGGCCTCGTGCTGGTGCTCGTGGCATACCTCGGGCCTACAGTTGTGGCTCCGTTGCACAGGTTCGCTCTTGGGTATGCCAAGAGGAGCATGGCGGCGTGCTTGTGCTTGATGGCCGTGTATGCTCTTCTGTCTGGCGCGCAGCAGCTATTCTCCTTGGCGGCGGCCACGGTGTACTACTACCAAGCCATGGAGAGCAAGGAGGTCATCGATGACTTGTGGTTATGCTAA